One Candidatus Hinthialibacter antarcticus DNA window includes the following coding sequences:
- a CDS encoding PSD1 and planctomycete cytochrome C domain-containing protein: MGTRYRQIFVGAYALFALCSVAPLAFSNDDGVEFFEKRVRPVLAKNCYLCHGSQLQQAKLSLNSPAAILAGGDSGPAVVAGDPTRSPLVRAIRHEDGFANMPPSGKLTDEQIADIVAWVENGAVMPDASQAVQSTQPGIDFEAGRQHWAFQPLQTIEPPSLENEWAKTPIDAFLLSKMQDHGLTPAAPAEKQTLLRRVTYDLTGLPPTSDELEAFLSDDSPRAFETVVDRLLGSPHYGERWGRHWLDLVRYAETDGHEFDKDKPNAWRYRDYVIRAFNDDVPYERFVKEHIAGDQMDDPRIDPKTGYAESPVATGFYWMGDVVNSPVDPFKAHADRLENQVDVFGKSFLGLTLACARCHDHKFDPVSDEDYYAIAGIFQSSRVRSSVIDSPKTQTQHAEIIDKIKTIDRAIAETTVKSVFAKTKDALLAARSIHQNKQSKPDILFDDFESGSYDNWRIEGEAFHDSPPHARDIYRERPVENWRGRFIADSLHNSSDEYTGSLQSNSFSIQRNYIEFLIGGGDHKNKTCVNLVIDGETVLTATGRNSDRFSEVQWDVRPYWNQEARLEIVDHAKGAWGHIIVDHIRLTDAGEPSFEQVADVASDNGMSPMQLQGWLRAVAQSKDGPAALLYPWAQLMNENERFRERLDDVSSGLVQKENNIRRINYDVVYEDFLRQSQQEWIATGDAFNDALQWNPSSPYQMLKGDRLARQPGAGFIHSGLISPQFVGAMISPIFITEKRFVHVRMAGNGYTNVVSDEFRARNQKASSYDEFRWYTHDLMMYENKRNYIEIVDHDPEGYVVVDQILFSDERKPPSGPLPTQTDAPHPAIIQLLEQTPDNIQQLAAAYQNIFTDALVKWNLGVNEPAQANLVDLMLSWQGPCSDWQATQTTLGVPDQQRLQSLMQIREEYEKQINETAFALTMTDDDPRDMRLHIRGNHLTLSDPVPRGFLTVLAGENQPPIRNGSGRKQLAQRMFQTAPPLLARVMVNRIWQHHFVNALVRTPDNFGLNGARPTHPKLLDFLAAQFIQNRWSVKAMHRLMLLTNAYQMSNLASPSALDADPLNQYVHHIPVRRLEAESIRDAMLAVSGRLEPELFGPSVAPHLTPYMDGRGRPGESGPLDGDGRRSIYINVRRNFMTPLFVAFDYPPPISAIGKRGSSTVPAQALTLLNNEFVYQQAETWAQRILADGPRDPRKRIQQMYLDAFSRLPEPNETQALMEFIEQQSKRYDDKDDIQLWRDVCHALFNVMEFIFVN, encoded by the coding sequence TTGGGAACACGTTACCGTCAAATATTTGTTGGCGCGTATGCGCTATTTGCTCTATGCAGCGTTGCGCCTCTCGCTTTCTCGAATGATGATGGCGTCGAGTTTTTCGAAAAGCGGGTTCGCCCGGTATTGGCGAAGAACTGCTATCTCTGTCACGGCAGCCAATTGCAGCAAGCCAAACTCTCGCTCAACTCACCCGCTGCGATTCTGGCGGGCGGCGACAGCGGCCCCGCCGTTGTCGCGGGCGATCCGACACGCAGCCCGTTAGTTCGCGCGATCCGTCATGAAGACGGCTTTGCCAACATGCCCCCCAGCGGCAAGTTGACGGACGAACAAATCGCCGACATCGTTGCATGGGTCGAAAACGGCGCTGTGATGCCGGACGCAAGCCAAGCGGTGCAATCCACTCAACCGGGAATCGATTTTGAAGCCGGGCGCCAACACTGGGCGTTTCAGCCTCTGCAAACCATTGAGCCGCCCAGCCTCGAAAACGAATGGGCCAAGACGCCAATAGACGCTTTTCTATTATCTAAAATGCAAGATCATGGGTTAACACCCGCTGCGCCTGCTGAAAAACAGACCTTACTGCGCCGCGTCACTTATGACCTGACCGGGCTGCCGCCCACGTCCGACGAACTCGAAGCCTTTTTGTCTGACGATTCGCCGCGCGCTTTTGAAACCGTCGTCGACCGCTTGCTCGGTTCGCCGCATTATGGCGAACGCTGGGGACGCCATTGGCTCGATCTGGTGCGCTACGCCGAAACCGACGGTCACGAATTCGACAAAGACAAACCCAACGCATGGCGTTATCGCGACTACGTCATCCGCGCGTTTAATGATGACGTTCCCTACGAGCGTTTTGTGAAAGAACACATCGCTGGCGACCAAATGGACGACCCGCGCATTGATCCGAAAACCGGATACGCCGAGTCGCCTGTCGCCACCGGTTTCTACTGGATGGGCGACGTGGTCAACAGCCCGGTTGATCCATTCAAAGCCCACGCCGACCGCCTCGAAAATCAGGTGGATGTATTCGGCAAATCGTTTCTGGGGCTAACCCTTGCTTGTGCGCGTTGCCACGACCACAAATTCGACCCTGTCTCGGATGAAGACTACTACGCAATCGCGGGCATCTTCCAAAGTTCACGCGTCCGCTCGTCTGTCATCGACTCGCCGAAAACCCAAACGCAACACGCCGAAATTATTGACAAGATCAAAACCATCGACCGCGCCATTGCCGAAACAACGGTCAAATCGGTCTTCGCAAAAACCAAAGACGCGTTGCTCGCGGCGCGCTCTATTCATCAAAACAAACAAAGCAAGCCTGACATTTTGTTTGACGATTTTGAAAGCGGTTCTTATGACAATTGGCGCATCGAAGGCGAAGCCTTCCATGATTCGCCGCCTCACGCCCGCGACATTTATCGCGAACGCCCCGTCGAAAACTGGCGTGGGCGTTTTATAGCCGACTCGCTTCACAATAGTTCCGATGAATATACCGGATCGCTTCAATCGAACTCGTTTTCCATTCAACGAAACTACATAGAGTTTCTCATCGGCGGCGGCGATCACAAAAACAAAACCTGCGTCAATCTGGTGATCGATGGCGAAACCGTACTCACCGCAACGGGTCGCAACTCTGACCGCTTCTCAGAAGTGCAATGGGACGTCCGTCCCTATTGGAACCAAGAAGCGCGTTTAGAAATCGTCGACCACGCGAAAGGCGCATGGGGCCACATCATCGTCGACCACATTCGCTTGACCGACGCAGGCGAGCCGTCGTTTGAGCAAGTCGCCGATGTCGCGAGCGACAACGGAATGTCTCCGATGCAACTGCAAGGCTGGCTGCGGGCCGTCGCACAGTCGAAAGACGGTCCGGCGGCGCTGCTCTATCCCTGGGCGCAGTTGATGAATGAAAACGAGCGTTTTAGAGAGCGTCTTGATGATGTCAGCAGCGGCCTCGTTCAAAAAGAAAACAACATTCGTCGGATCAATTACGACGTTGTGTATGAAGATTTCTTACGACAATCCCAACAAGAATGGATCGCCACCGGCGACGCCTTCAACGACGCGCTGCAATGGAACCCCAGCAGCCCCTATCAAATGTTGAAAGGCGACCGTCTCGCCCGCCAGCCGGGCGCGGGGTTTATTCATAGCGGCCTCATTTCACCGCAATTCGTCGGCGCAATGATTTCACCGATTTTCATTACCGAAAAACGCTTCGTCCATGTTCGCATGGCGGGCAATGGCTATACCAACGTGGTCTCGGACGAGTTCCGCGCCCGCAATCAGAAGGCGTCGAGTTACGATGAATTTCGCTGGTACACTCACGATCTGATGATGTATGAAAACAAGCGCAATTACATTGAAATCGTCGATCATGACCCGGAAGGCTACGTCGTCGTTGATCAAATTTTGTTCTCTGACGAGCGCAAGCCGCCCAGCGGACCGCTGCCGACTCAAACCGATGCGCCGCATCCGGCGATCATTCAATTGCTCGAACAAACGCCGGACAATATACAACAACTCGCAGCCGCCTATCAGAACATATTCACCGATGCGTTAGTCAAATGGAACCTGGGAGTCAACGAACCGGCGCAAGCGAACTTGGTTGACCTCATGCTCAGTTGGCAAGGCCCTTGTAGCGATTGGCAGGCGACGCAAACCACGCTGGGCGTTCCCGACCAACAGCGGCTTCAATCCTTAATGCAAATTCGCGAAGAATATGAAAAGCAAATTAACGAAACCGCGTTTGCGCTCACCATGACCGATGACGACCCGCGTGACATGCGGCTGCATATTCGCGGCAATCACCTCACCCTGAGCGATCCTGTACCGCGCGGATTCCTGACCGTCCTTGCGGGAGAAAACCAACCGCCAATTCGCAACGGCAGCGGGCGCAAACAACTCGCGCAACGCATGTTTCAGACCGCGCCCCCCCTGCTGGCGCGGGTAATGGTCAACCGTATCTGGCAGCACCATTTCGTCAATGCGCTGGTGCGAACGCCCGACAACTTCGGCCTCAACGGCGCACGACCGACTCACCCCAAGTTGCTTGATTTTCTTGCGGCCCAATTCATCCAAAACAGATGGTCGGTCAAAGCCATGCACCGCTTGATGCTCTTGACAAACGCCTATCAAATGTCAAATTTGGCTTCGCCCTCTGCGTTGGACGCCGACCCGCTCAACCAGTACGTCCATCACATCCCGGTGCGACGGTTGGAAGCCGAAAGCATACGCGACGCCATGTTGGCGGTGTCTGGTCGCCTGGAACCAGAACTCTTCGGCCCAAGCGTGGCGCCCCACCTGACGCCTTACATGGACGGACGCGGGCGCCCCGGCGAGTCCGGCCCGCTCGACGGCGACGGACGCCGCAGTATCTACATCAACGTGCGCCGTAATTTCATGACGCCCCTATTCGTTGCGTTTGATTATCCGCCTCCCATTTCCGCTATCGGCAAGCGCGGCTCATCGACCGTGCCCGCGCAAGCGCTAACGCTGCTCAATAACGAGTTTGTCTATCAGCAGGCTGAAACCTGGGCGCAGCGCATTCTCGCCGACGGGCCGCGCGACCCGCGCAAACGTATTCAACAAATGTACCTCGATGCGTTTTCACGACTGCCCGAACCGAATGAAACGCAAGCGCTGATGGAATTTATTGAACAGCAGTCAAAACGCTACGACGACAAAGACGACATCCAACTCTGGCGCGACGTTTGTCATGCGCTGTTTAATGTCATGGAATTTATTTTTGTGAATTAG
- a CDS encoding SMP-30/gluconolactonase/LRE family protein has translation MNLSMKNCIFGLFCLLSVFQNAAAQEPKGIDKPYPMVGSVEYAEKEMDALVPKTSSLEMVAKGFDWSEGPLWVRDGKYLLFCDIPPNRIYRWSEKDGLSVYLTPSGYTGSTPRGGEPGSNGLLLDSLGRLVMCQHGDRRMARMDAPVKSPKASFVTLAGAYKGKKLNSPNDAVYHKNGDLYFTDPPYGLEKNMDDPLKELDFQGVYRLDAKGGLHIVTDEMSRPNGIAFSPDYKTLYVANSDGGNPVWMAFDVDDDGSTGNGRVFFDARWIGRKGGGDGMKVDAKGNVFATGPGGVLVIDSKGKYLGTIKTERATANCAFGDDGKTLYITADEALLRIRLSTTGMGY, from the coding sequence ATGAATCTATCCATGAAGAATTGCATTTTCGGTCTCTTCTGCTTACTAAGCGTTTTTCAAAATGCGGCTGCTCAGGAGCCGAAGGGCATTGATAAACCGTATCCCATGGTTGGGTCGGTTGAATACGCCGAGAAAGAAATGGACGCGCTTGTCCCGAAGACCTCCAGCCTGGAGATGGTCGCCAAGGGGTTTGATTGGTCTGAAGGCCCGTTGTGGGTGCGTGACGGTAAGTACCTGCTCTTCTGCGATATCCCGCCGAACCGCATCTATCGTTGGAGCGAGAAAGACGGGTTGTCCGTCTACTTAACGCCGTCGGGTTATACCGGATCAACCCCGCGCGGCGGCGAGCCCGGCTCGAATGGATTGCTGCTCGATTCGCTGGGGCGCTTGGTGATGTGCCAGCATGGCGACCGCCGCATGGCGCGGATGGACGCGCCTGTCAAATCGCCCAAGGCGTCGTTTGTTACCTTGGCGGGGGCTTACAAAGGCAAAAAGTTGAATAGTCCCAATGACGCAGTCTACCATAAAAACGGCGACCTCTATTTTACCGATCCGCCCTATGGGTTAGAAAAAAATATGGACGACCCGTTAAAAGAGTTGGACTTTCAAGGCGTCTATCGGCTGGACGCAAAAGGCGGTTTGCATATCGTGACCGATGAGATGTCACGTCCAAACGGGATCGCATTTTCGCCTGATTACAAAACGCTGTATGTCGCGAATTCTGATGGAGGTAATCCTGTCTGGATGGCGTTTGATGTTGACGATGACGGATCGACAGGAAATGGGCGGGTGTTTTTTGATGCGCGTTGGATCGGCCGCAAAGGCGGCGGCGACGGGATGAAAGTGGATGCGAAAGGCAATGTATTCGCGACCGGGCCGGGCGGCGTGTTGGTGATTGACTCCAAGGGCAAATATCTTGGTACGATCAAAACCGAACGCGCCACGGCGAACTGCGCCTTCGGCGACGACGGTAAGACGCTCTACATCACGGCGGATGAAGCGCTGCTGCGCATTCGCCTGTCAACAACTGGAATGGGGTATTGA
- a CDS encoding methylated-DNA--[protein]-cysteine S-methyltransferase — protein MGANTQTAACVIQIDSPLGPVTIAANQKSLLSVCLGEDGAAKTHERLEHWNIPITDKATPAAKKTERELKQYFAGKNKRFTVPVEFHGPAFHQEVWTALKEVPFGEVLSYGELAELAGRPFAARAVGQAMANNNIPIVVPCHRVIGSSGKLHGFTGGLHIKEHLLKHEGVEVKR, from the coding sequence ATGGGAGCGAACACGCAAACCGCCGCATGTGTTATTCAAATCGACAGCCCGTTAGGGCCGGTTACCATTGCGGCAAACCAAAAAAGCCTGTTGAGCGTGTGCCTTGGAGAAGACGGCGCAGCAAAAACCCACGAGCGCCTCGAACATTGGAACATCCCCATCACGGATAAAGCGACCCCCGCCGCCAAGAAAACCGAGCGCGAACTCAAGCAATATTTCGCTGGAAAGAACAAACGCTTCACCGTCCCGGTTGAGTTTCATGGCCCGGCGTTTCATCAGGAAGTATGGACGGCGTTGAAAGAGGTGCCCTTCGGCGAAGTGCTTTCGTATGGGGAGTTGGCCGAACTCGCGGGGCGCCCCTTCGCCGCGCGCGCCGTCGGACAGGCGATGGCGAACAACAACATCCCGATTGTGGTTCCCTGCCATCGCGTGATCGGCTCATCGGGCAAACTACACGGCTTCACCGGCGGCCTGCACATCAAAGAACACCTGCTCAAACACGAAGGGGTGGAAGTAAAACGATAA
- a CDS encoding aldose 1-epimerase family protein, which yields MPNLYGKSWTRKQIQKYAGASWQTGAVRKLRFAEGPEDGTEVFQFDAGNGLQFNVLPHRALDIAGASFCGASLCYHSHTGEAHPAYYDPQGIGFLKTFNAGLLTTCGLSWAGAPCEDEGQPLGLHGRISHIPARQLKYGEEWVGNTKRLFVSGEVRESHLFGPNLVLSRTISTEVGSHTIRIEDKVRNENFEKSPHMMLYHINLGFPVLSENSELAINSNVWARDPFSASGLDDHRRFTTPAPNIAEQVFYHDVKADSKGFASAALLNPSFNQGQGLGVQVRYRKKELFRFAQWKNQRAGMFVCGLEPCNCRVQGRDLERQEGTLEFLKPGEERSYLVEIRVLPDNNAIEEVRSTIVAKRPTPKKRVRRKK from the coding sequence ATGCCGAATTTATATGGAAAAAGTTGGACGCGCAAACAGATCCAAAAATACGCGGGCGCCTCGTGGCAAACCGGCGCCGTCCGCAAGTTACGTTTCGCCGAAGGGCCGGAAGACGGCACCGAAGTATTTCAATTCGACGCGGGCAACGGCTTGCAGTTTAACGTGTTGCCCCATCGCGCACTCGATATCGCCGGAGCGTCGTTCTGCGGGGCGTCGTTGTGTTATCACTCTCACACCGGCGAAGCCCACCCGGCCTACTACGACCCACAGGGGATCGGGTTTCTCAAAACATTCAACGCGGGCCTGCTCACCACTTGCGGGTTAAGTTGGGCGGGTGCGCCATGCGAAGACGAAGGCCAACCGCTCGGCCTGCATGGCCGCATATCGCATATCCCCGCGCGGCAGCTAAAGTACGGCGAAGAATGGGTCGGCAATACCAAGCGCCTGTTTGTCTCCGGCGAAGTGCGCGAGAGCCACCTCTTCGGCCCCAATCTGGTGCTGAGCCGCACCATCTCTACCGAAGTCGGCTCGCATACCATCCGCATCGAAGACAAAGTGCGCAATGAAAACTTTGAGAAATCGCCGCACATGATGCTCTACCACATCAACCTCGGCTTTCCGGTGTTGAGTGAAAATTCCGAACTGGCGATCAACTCAAACGTATGGGCGCGCGATCCGTTTTCGGCGTCCGGCTTAGACGACCATCGTCGCTTTACGACGCCCGCGCCCAACATTGCCGAACAGGTTTTTTATCACGACGTAAAGGCCGATTCAAAAGGCTTCGCCAGCGCCGCGCTGCTCAACCCGTCCTTCAACCAGGGGCAAGGCTTGGGCGTGCAGGTGCGCTATCGCAAAAAAGAACTGTTCCGCTTCGCCCAATGGAAAAACCAACGCGCTGGGATGTTCGTCTGCGGGCTGGAACCATGCAACTGCCGCGTTCAAGGCCGCGATCTTGAACGCCAGGAAGGCACACTCGAATTTTTGAAACCCGGCGAAGAACGAAGCTATTTGGTCGAAATTCGCGTCTTACCTGATAACAACGCGATCGAAGAAGTCCGTTCAACGATTGTCGCGAAACGCCCTACGCCGAAAAAGCGGGTGCGCCGAAAAAAGTAA
- a CDS encoding M1 family aminopeptidase yields MMKHISMFSVFVTICLAFSFPSMAEEDFTCAHGLFPPKLVDGEYPRHYRQDRTVDFERMILDVTIEMDDKAVKGNVVYFFRPIHDEVTAMRFDAVDMEIQSVSFDGLEFDWQYLDNQIYIEFPKALPMGRQLSISIGYRAWPQEGMYFSAPDSIPPKHPDQLYTLNEPFGAAMWFPNFDYPNDRIQTELIATVPKKFVTLSNGLLVGSKEQGGWRTDHWKQETPHTTYLVSLVVGDFDIVRDEDWRGIPVEYYVEAGRADDAIPSLSKTPAMLEFFSNWLDFPYPYEKYAQSMVRYFNAGGMEHTTATTMFEWLTIDEEARLDVEYDDLISHEMIHQWFGDWLTCEKWDHLWLNESFATYLECLWRRHESGQDYYLVKILDDMNGYIGASRSYQRAIVTNKYPNPREMFDAHSYPKGGFVLSMLHRQLGEELFRKTLKTYLETGPGLVDTDDLMEAVEKVTGRPMDRFFEQWVYSPGHPKVKVTHEWMPERKQVKVRVQQTQEMEEGRLAFTFPLDVEIVTDDGSFVKTVEITKKDESVFVDCDKAPQSVVIDPQLMVLMELEHKKSTDMLLRDLKDGSSVIVKIRAIDALKDETADRIVDALAAAVKDENNFRRVRENAVGALGSIKTDAAREALLEFIAVDDPHVRRNVVTTLGGFYKNEQVADALIGVFKNDASVRVVAAAARSLSRIKAEKAVPVLRSKLDRESFREYIRRAVIGALVDFKDKKLYATLYKYANDPYHRDLRIHAMTNLGTWARELESHEEDALDFLVKQLQSTSHRIQGAAITGLQNLRHEDAVPYLQEYADAGPTVGGRNEGLRERARNAIKTIRKDQSSDLSAKNAERLDTVGDEQKDFEKRINELEETVKQLSETSDDEDK; encoded by the coding sequence ATGATGAAACATATTTCTATGTTCTCTGTATTTGTTACAATCTGTCTGGCGTTTTCATTTCCTTCAATGGCTGAAGAAGACTTTACCTGTGCGCATGGATTGTTCCCGCCGAAACTGGTCGACGGCGAATACCCGCGCCACTACCGTCAAGACCGCACCGTTGATTTTGAACGCATGATTTTGGATGTCACCATTGAGATGGATGACAAAGCGGTGAAGGGCAACGTGGTCTATTTCTTTCGCCCCATCCATGACGAAGTAACCGCCATGCGCTTTGATGCGGTCGATATGGAGATTCAAAGCGTTTCATTTGATGGATTGGAATTTGATTGGCAATATCTGGACAATCAGATTTATATTGAATTTCCAAAAGCCTTGCCGATGGGCCGCCAACTTTCGATTTCGATTGGCTATAGAGCCTGGCCGCAAGAAGGCATGTATTTTTCGGCGCCCGACTCCATCCCGCCGAAACATCCCGATCAACTCTATACGTTGAATGAACCGTTCGGCGCGGCGATGTGGTTCCCCAATTTTGATTATCCCAATGACCGCATCCAAACCGAACTGATCGCGACGGTCCCGAAGAAGTTCGTCACGCTTTCGAATGGTTTGCTCGTCGGTTCCAAAGAACAAGGCGGTTGGCGTACCGACCATTGGAAGCAGGAAACGCCGCATACCACCTATTTGGTCTCATTGGTTGTCGGCGATTTTGATATTGTGCGCGATGAAGACTGGCGCGGTATCCCGGTTGAATATTACGTCGAAGCCGGACGCGCAGACGACGCGATTCCTAGCCTGAGCAAGACGCCCGCCATGTTGGAGTTTTTCAGTAATTGGCTGGATTTTCCGTATCCGTATGAAAAATACGCGCAGTCGATGGTGCGTTATTTCAACGCGGGCGGCATGGAACACACCACTGCGACCACCATGTTTGAGTGGCTGACCATAGATGAAGAAGCGCGGCTTGACGTTGAATATGACGATCTGATTTCACATGAAATGATTCATCAGTGGTTCGGCGATTGGCTTACCTGCGAAAAGTGGGACCACCTGTGGTTGAACGAAAGTTTCGCGACCTATCTCGAATGTCTCTGGCGCCGCCATGAATCCGGGCAGGATTATTATCTCGTCAAAATTCTCGATGACATGAATGGCTACATTGGCGCTTCGCGCAGTTATCAGCGCGCCATTGTCACCAATAAATACCCCAACCCGCGCGAGATGTTCGACGCCCATTCATACCCTAAGGGCGGATTTGTTTTGTCGATGCTGCATCGTCAATTGGGAGAAGAACTGTTTCGCAAAACATTGAAGACGTATTTAGAAACCGGCCCCGGCTTGGTTGATACCGATGACCTGATGGAAGCCGTCGAAAAAGTGACCGGACGTCCGATGGACCGCTTCTTTGAGCAATGGGTGTACAGCCCTGGCCATCCTAAGGTCAAAGTGACGCATGAGTGGATGCCGGAGCGCAAGCAGGTCAAAGTGCGCGTTCAGCAAACTCAGGAGATGGAAGAAGGCCGCTTGGCGTTTACTTTCCCGCTGGACGTCGAGATCGTGACCGACGACGGTTCGTTCGTTAAGACCGTCGAGATTACGAAAAAAGATGAAAGCGTGTTCGTCGATTGCGACAAGGCGCCGCAATCGGTGGTGATTGATCCGCAACTGATGGTGTTGATGGAGTTGGAACACAAAAAATCAACTGACATGTTGTTGCGCGATCTGAAAGACGGCTCCTCCGTCATCGTGAAGATTCGCGCTATTGATGCGTTAAAAGATGAAACCGCCGACCGGATCGTCGATGCGTTGGCGGCGGCGGTGAAAGATGAAAACAACTTCCGCCGGGTTCGAGAAAACGCCGTCGGCGCGCTGGGTTCGATTAAGACCGACGCCGCCCGCGAGGCGCTGTTAGAATTCATCGCAGTAGATGATCCCCACGTTCGCCGCAATGTTGTTACGACGCTTGGCGGGTTTTATAAAAACGAACAGGTTGCGGACGCGTTGATCGGCGTGTTTAAAAATGACGCCAGCGTCCGCGTTGTTGCGGCGGCGGCGCGTTCATTGTCTCGCATCAAGGCCGAAAAAGCCGTACCCGTTTTACGCTCAAAGTTAGACCGCGAATCGTTCCGTGAATATATTCGCCGGGCTGTGATTGGTGCGCTGGTCGATTTCAAAGACAAAAAGTTATACGCTACGCTTTATAAATACGCCAATGACCCGTATCATCGCGACCTGCGCATTCATGCCATGACAAACTTGGGAACCTGGGCGCGCGAATTAGAATCGCATGAAGAGGATGCGTTGGATTTCCTGGTGAAACAACTGCAATCCACCTCGCATCGCATCCAGGGCGCGGCCATCACCGGGCTGCAAAACTTACGCCATGAAGACGCGGTCCCCTACTTGCAGGAATACGCCGACGCAGGCCCAACTGTCGGCGGGCGCAACGAAGGGTTGCGTGAACGCGCCCGCAACGCGATTAAGACGATTCGCAAAGACCAGTCGAGCGACTTGTCAGCCAAAAATGCGGAACGGCTTGATACAGTGGGCGACGAACAAAAAGACTTTGAAAAACGAATCAATGAACTTGAAGAGACGGTTAAGCAACTTTCTGAAACCAGCGACGACGAAGACAAATAA
- the sucC gene encoding ADP-forming succinate--CoA ligase subunit beta, giving the protein MKIHEYQAKEILRKFNVPVPRGFVADNPSQIVGFAKELGSDVVVVKAQIHAGGRGKGGGVKLAKSPDEAKKLAGEILGMNLVTHQTGPEGKEVLKVLVEEGLPIKQELYIGVVIDRASESVVVMASNEGGVEIEEVAEKSPEKILKAFIDPSVGLTGYQARALAFGIGLNGKEALSCAAFLMKLYKAFEATDASLAEINPLVVTEDGRIIALDAKVNFDDNALYRHPDFVELRDVSEEDPLEVEASKHDLNYIKLDGEVGCMVNGAGLAMATMDLVKLAGSMPANFLDVGGTASVERVAAAFRILMSDQNVKAVLINIFGGIVRCDRVAGGVIEAMKQVEVNVPVVIRLRGTNSEEARKMLEESDFNFLVADGLAEVADKVVEALKG; this is encoded by the coding sequence ATGAAGATTCATGAATATCAAGCCAAAGAAATACTGCGCAAGTTCAACGTGCCTGTTCCGCGCGGTTTTGTGGCAGACAATCCTTCTCAGATTGTAGGCTTCGCCAAAGAACTCGGCAGTGATGTTGTCGTCGTCAAAGCGCAGATTCACGCAGGGGGCCGCGGCAAAGGCGGCGGCGTCAAACTCGCCAAGTCGCCCGACGAAGCCAAAAAACTGGCGGGCGAGATTCTCGGCATGAACCTGGTCACCCACCAAACCGGGCCGGAAGGCAAGGAAGTGTTGAAGGTGCTGGTCGAAGAAGGCCTGCCGATCAAACAGGAACTGTACATCGGCGTGGTGATTGACCGCGCGTCGGAATCGGTTGTCGTGATGGCGTCAAATGAGGGCGGCGTCGAGATCGAAGAAGTCGCCGAAAAGTCGCCCGAGAAAATCCTGAAAGCGTTTATTGATCCGTCGGTCGGGTTGACGGGATATCAAGCGCGGGCGTTGGCTTTTGGCATCGGCCTCAACGGCAAAGAAGCGCTGTCGTGCGCAGCGTTTTTGATGAAACTCTACAAAGCCTTCGAGGCGACCGACGCCTCTCTCGCAGAAATTAATCCGCTGGTCGTGACCGAAGACGGGCGCATTATCGCGCTGGACGCCAAAGTCAACTTTGACGACAACGCGTTGTATCGTCACCCCGATTTTGTCGAACTGCGCGACGTGAGCGAAGAAGACCCGCTCGAAGTTGAAGCCTCCAAACACGACTTGAATTACATCAAACTCGACGGCGAAGTGGGCTGTATGGTCAACGGCGCCGGTCTGGCGATGGCGACCATGGACCTTGTCAAACTGGCTGGCTCTATGCCCGCGAATTTTCTCGATGTGGGCGGCACCGCCAGCGTCGAGCGCGTCGCGGCGGCGTTTCGTATTTTGATGTCTGACCAAAACGTCAAAGCGGTGTTGATTAACATCTTCGGCGGCATCGTGCGTTGCGACCGGGTCGCGGGCGGCGTGATTGAAGCGATGAAGCAAGTCGAGGTGAATGTCCCGGTAGTGATTCGCTTGCGCGGCACCAACTCCGAAGAAGCGCGCAAGATGCTCGAAGAATCGGACTTTAATTTTCTGGTCGCTGATGGACTCGCCGAAGTGGCGGACAAAGTCGTCGAGGCGTTAAAAGGCTAA
- a CDS encoding metal-dependent transcriptional regulator: MSTPGIPASPEVTHSMGHYLMAVRDQLKEMGYARVTDIASRLNISRSSVSVALASLRDKGYLSEDNNHFFKLTHEGKNLAAQIYANHLLLETFFEKILGVSEDTALVDSCQIEHLLSAETSRKLYCLVHYFLDNQNQIKTLHDNIESYRLSCPHREECDLCKNEQSCPFMEIESYAKDE, translated from the coding sequence ATGTCGACGCCTGGAATTCCCGCTTCCCCTGAAGTCACACACAGCATGGGCCATTATCTGATGGCGGTGCGCGATCAGTTAAAAGAGATGGGCTATGCGCGGGTGACGGATATCGCCTCGCGCCTGAATATCTCGCGCAGCAGCGTTTCGGTCGCGCTGGCTTCGCTTCGCGATAAAGGCTACCTCTCAGAAGACAACAATCACTTCTTCAAACTGACCCATGAAGGCAAAAACCTTGCCGCGCAAATCTATGCGAACCACCTCTTGCTCGAAACCTTTTTTGAAAAAATCCTGGGCGTTTCCGAAGACACCGCGCTGGTCGATTCCTGCCAGATTGAGCACCTGTTAAGCGCCGAAACCAGCCGCAAGTTATACTGCCTGGTCCACTACTTTCTCGACAACCAAAACCAGATCAAAACCTTGCACGACAATATCGAAAGTTACCGCCTTAGCTGCCCGCATCGAGAAGAATGCGACCTCTGCAAAAACGAACAGAGTTGCCCCTTCATGGAAATTGAGAGCTACGCAAAAGACGAGTAA